One genomic region from Halobacteriovorax vibrionivorans encodes:
- a CDS encoding sigma-54-dependent transcriptional regulator: MHKVLVVDDDKVLQSSVREALEFHHFAVDVADNGKEALSAVYKTKYDLVVMDVNMPEMDGIEALTEIKKHDPSVIVIILTAYSNVTDAVKVVKEGAYNYLEKPISSENLVSLIKRALKARSLVETVGFSAPVLSLGDTKNKFVGESDVMQKVFNVIGKLAQVNTPVLIRGESGTGKELVARAIHYNGPRKDEKFVTINLAAIPENLIESELFGHEKGAFTGANERKIGKFQFADGGTLFLDEIGDVSPTMQVKLLRVLQEGSFTPVGSNREIKCDVRIIAASHKPFEKMIEDGTFREDLFYRLNVLPVYLPPLRERNSDIPHLVDYYVKYFNNVHHLSISGLDDDAMAIMKSHDWPGNIRELRNVIEHAFIIESGDIIKSSSLPDKIRKSATVESSNDADEQTIIDYEEIKDSVLTDAGQDEKLIASAQGYQFVFATTEEDGELRLNFSQAKDIFEKEFIVQALKINKGKINQTALKANIPKKTLLRKIEKYEINPKEYYE, from the coding sequence ATGCATAAGGTTTTAGTCGTTGATGATGATAAGGTTTTACAGAGTTCTGTAAGGGAAGCTCTTGAATTTCATCACTTCGCTGTCGATGTTGCAGACAATGGAAAAGAAGCACTAAGTGCAGTTTATAAAACGAAATATGACCTGGTTGTTATGGATGTTAACATGCCAGAGATGGATGGGATTGAAGCCTTAACTGAAATCAAAAAACATGACCCATCTGTTATTGTTATTATTTTAACGGCATATTCGAATGTTACTGATGCTGTAAAGGTCGTTAAAGAAGGTGCTTATAATTACTTAGAGAAGCCAATTAGCTCTGAGAATTTAGTTTCTTTAATTAAGCGAGCATTAAAAGCACGCTCACTAGTTGAGACAGTTGGATTCTCTGCTCCAGTTTTATCTCTTGGGGATACTAAGAATAAATTTGTTGGTGAATCAGATGTTATGCAAAAGGTTTTCAACGTAATTGGAAAACTTGCACAGGTCAATACACCGGTTCTTATTCGAGGTGAGTCAGGTACTGGTAAGGAGCTTGTTGCTCGTGCCATTCACTATAATGGGCCAAGAAAAGATGAAAAGTTTGTAACGATTAATCTTGCAGCGATACCAGAGAACTTAATTGAGTCTGAATTATTTGGGCACGAGAAAGGTGCATTTACTGGTGCCAATGAAAGAAAGATTGGTAAATTTCAATTTGCTGACGGTGGAACACTTTTCTTAGATGAGATTGGTGATGTTTCACCTACAATGCAAGTAAAGCTACTTCGTGTTCTTCAAGAAGGCTCGTTCACTCCTGTTGGTTCAAACAGAGAAATTAAATGTGACGTAAGAATCATTGCTGCTTCACATAAGCCTTTTGAGAAAATGATTGAAGACGGAACTTTTAGAGAAGATTTATTTTATCGTTTAAATGTTCTTCCTGTTTATCTACCTCCATTAAGAGAAAGAAATTCAGATATTCCACATCTTGTAGATTACTACGTTAAATATTTTAACAATGTTCACCATCTCAGTATTTCGGGACTGGATGATGATGCGATGGCCATTATGAAGAGTCATGATTGGCCAGGAAATATTCGAGAACTAAGAAACGTTATTGAGCATGCTTTTATTATTGAAAGCGGAGACATAATCAAATCTTCTTCACTACCAGATAAGATTCGTAAATCAGCAACTGTTGAATCATCTAATGATGCTGATGAACAAACAATTATCGATTATGAAGAGATTAAAGACTCTGTTCTTACAGACGCAGGTCAAGATGAGAAGCTAATTGCAAGTGCGCAAGGCTATCAATTTGTTTTTGCGACGACAGAAGAAGATGGTGAGTTAAGGCTTAATTTTTCACAGGCAAAAGATATCTTTGAGAAAGAGTTTATTGTTCAGGCTTTAAAGATCAATAAGGGTAAGATTAATCAAACTGCTCTA
- a CDS encoding ATP-binding protein, with the protein MKKVFKFFKDLDYTKYYPALFTIVFLLVLFQYKFPTIEAIFYDLRLKTDFSLNKDDRIVLIKIDEESDEFLGESYPYTYTTYLKLFRKVLKDKPAIINFFGDLSAPLNEREANSLELLHDEIKAYVKQGGLYRYGTELDAWGERLPPQQLRDLGYSPAIVNIDSKLFAKDDVVRRMVLNISGEETLSFWTANEWRILHGKEPLILNNLKSAYYMPEADASFSLFRYPLRKLKHVEKLPVHRVVVGNIPPGYFNGKIVLIGPAYISNLGHYAKTPFDKDQRRSPKLEIHANMTKSLIENKLVYAIPMWVTKLISMLIGIILSIVISRIQPVKGLVTTVAIIFSTILISYLIFIAFGLWLYITHILLTVFVVYYIWVPFRAIGEYQRRYKIQEETKLLKRVEDLKQNFISLMSHDLKTPVAKIAGVADNMLQKNRGGETYVHEGLKTIIDSTKELNNFITSILDLTKVESRNISLNLQSKDVNKVIDDCVNSLSYLARSKEMKINTELGPLFPIEIDTSLVNRIISNIVENSIKYAGIGKVIDIKTWDDDTWVYIEISDNGVGMGQNDVDNIFEKFYRVKNDASHTIKGSGLGLYLVKYFVELHGGEISVTSQIGEGTSFLIKFLNK; encoded by the coding sequence ATGAAGAAAGTTTTTAAGTTCTTTAAAGATTTGGATTATACAAAGTATTATCCAGCGCTTTTTACGATTGTTTTTCTTTTGGTTCTTTTCCAATACAAATTTCCAACGATTGAAGCAATCTTCTATGACTTACGTCTAAAAACGGACTTTAGTCTAAATAAAGATGACAGAATTGTTCTTATAAAAATTGATGAAGAAAGTGATGAGTTTTTAGGTGAGAGCTATCCCTATACTTATACAACTTACTTAAAATTATTCCGTAAGGTTTTAAAAGATAAGCCTGCTATTATTAATTTCTTTGGAGATCTTTCAGCTCCTTTAAATGAGAGAGAAGCAAACTCTTTAGAATTACTTCACGATGAAATTAAAGCCTACGTCAAACAAGGTGGCCTATATCGTTATGGAACTGAATTAGACGCATGGGGGGAAAGACTACCTCCTCAACAATTACGAGATCTTGGTTATTCTCCAGCAATTGTTAATATTGATAGTAAGCTATTTGCTAAAGATGATGTTGTAAGAAGAATGGTTCTCAATATATCAGGAGAAGAGACATTAAGCTTTTGGACGGCAAATGAGTGGAGAATTCTTCATGGTAAAGAGCCACTAATTCTTAATAATCTAAAAAGTGCATATTATATGCCCGAAGCTGACGCTAGTTTTAGCTTGTTTCGTTACCCCTTACGCAAACTTAAGCATGTCGAAAAACTACCGGTTCATAGGGTTGTTGTTGGGAATATTCCGCCAGGCTATTTTAATGGAAAAATAGTATTAATTGGTCCCGCCTATATATCAAATCTTGGTCATTACGCTAAAACTCCATTTGATAAAGATCAGAGGCGATCACCAAAATTAGAAATACATGCCAATATGACTAAGTCACTTATAGAAAATAAGCTAGTCTATGCAATACCGATGTGGGTAACAAAATTAATTTCGATGCTAATTGGTATCATTCTTTCAATTGTTATCTCACGTATCCAGCCAGTAAAAGGACTTGTAACTACAGTTGCTATTATCTTTAGTACGATTCTGATTTCTTATTTGATATTCATTGCTTTTGGACTTTGGCTATATATAACCCACATCTTACTTACTGTGTTTGTTGTTTATTATATTTGGGTTCCCTTTAGGGCCATTGGTGAATATCAACGTCGTTATAAAATTCAGGAAGAGACTAAATTATTAAAAAGAGTTGAAGATTTGAAACAAAACTTTATCTCATTAATGTCACACGATTTAAAAACCCCTGTGGCCAAGATTGCAGGTGTTGCAGACAATATGTTGCAGAAAAATCGTGGTGGTGAAACGTATGTTCATGAAGGGTTAAAAACAATAATTGATTCAACTAAAGAATTAAATAATTTTATAACTTCAATCTTAGATTTAACTAAAGTTGAATCACGAAATATTTCTCTTAATCTACAAAGTAAGGATGTTAATAAAGTAATTGATGATTGTGTAAATAGCTTAAGTTATTTAGCGCGATCAAAAGAGATGAAAATCAATACTGAATTAGGCCCATTATTTCCTATCGAAATTGACACGAGCTTAGTTAATAGAATTATTTCAAATATTGTTGAAAACTCAATTAAATATGCCGGTATAGGCAAAGTCATTGATATTAAAACTTGGGATGATGATACTTGGGTTTATATTGAAATATCGGATAATGGCGTTGGTATGGGACAAAATGACGTCGATAATATATTTGAGAAGTTTTATCGGGTTAAAAACGATGCTTCTCATACGATTAAGGGAAGCGGTCTAGGTCTTTATCTGGTAAAATACTTTGTAGAACTTCATGGTGGAGAGATATCTGTAACCTCTCAAATTGGTGAAGGAACAAGCTTTTTAATTAAATTTTTAAATAAATAA
- a CDS encoding TIM barrel protein → MQGKLLFGTAGVPNSTAKKNNPVEGVRRIHELGLDCMQLEFAHGVRMKEEVSSNLRKVSYELGVPLTSHGPYYINLNAREQDKIDSSVERIIQTAKISDLCGAESMTFHAAFYMKDSPYDVFDLVEKSMNVIEERLSRLDIEIELRPELTGKTSQFGSLEELINLTKNVDSCRPCMDFSHLFARTNQYNSEEEFDMVIGKLKEELSEEAIQNMHIHISGISTNSKGDLKHLNLEQSDFNWKALLKSLKKNGCGGYMICNSPNLEEDALMLKNYYMTL, encoded by the coding sequence ATGCAAGGTAAGCTACTATTCGGTACAGCAGGTGTTCCAAATTCAACAGCTAAAAAGAACAATCCAGTAGAAGGCGTAAGACGAATTCACGAACTAGGTCTTGACTGTATGCAACTAGAGTTTGCACACGGTGTTAGAATGAAAGAAGAAGTTTCATCAAACCTAAGAAAAGTTTCATATGAATTAGGTGTTCCTTTGACATCACACGGCCCTTACTACATCAACTTAAACGCAAGAGAACAAGATAAAATTGACTCTTCTGTTGAAAGAATCATTCAAACAGCAAAGATCTCAGATCTATGTGGTGCTGAATCTATGACTTTCCACGCTGCTTTCTATATGAAAGATTCACCATACGATGTTTTCGATCTTGTAGAAAAGAGTATGAATGTAATCGAAGAAAGACTAAGTCGCCTTGATATCGAAATTGAACTAAGACCTGAGCTAACAGGTAAAACATCTCAATTTGGTTCTCTTGAAGAGCTTATTAACCTTACTAAAAACGTTGATTCATGTCGTCCTTGTATGGATTTCTCACACCTTTTCGCACGTACTAATCAGTATAATAGCGAAGAAGAATTCGACATGGTTATTGGTAAGTTAAAAGAAGAATTAAGTGAAGAAGCTATCCAAAATATGCATATTCATATTTCGGGTATCAGCACTAACTCTAAGGGTGACCTTAAGCATCTAAACCTTGAGCAATCAGACTTTAATTGGAAGGCCCTACTTAAGTCTCTTAAAAAGAATGGTTGTGGTGGATATATGATTTGTAATTCACCAAACTTAGAAGAAGACGCATTGATGCTAAAAAATTATTACATGACTTTATAA
- a CDS encoding 4Fe-4S dicluster-binding protein → MDYYLEISSRCIECDNCRLICPEKAIFMDKGKYTIEPWACTLCNACTLVCPVDCIKEVSQKE, encoded by the coding sequence ATGGATTATTATCTCGAAATTTCTTCACGTTGTATAGAGTGTGATAACTGCAGGCTGATTTGTCCAGAAAAGGCTATTTTTATGGACAAAGGAAAATATACGATAGAACCATGGGCATGCACTTTATGTAATGCATGCACGCTTGTTTGCCCTGTCGATTGTATTAAAGAAGTGTCTCAAAAGGAGTAA
- a CDS encoding nucleotidyltransferase family protein, translating to MIKTCFIASAGFGTRMGELGKVIPKPLWPFLNLKMLDLQVAYARNLGCENIYINSHHCHEEMLDWAKDKNVTLLYEPEILGSGGCIHNLKKVVDNEIILIINSDQFYFFDFENIKSDYYNLERCDAVAHLYAINVDGNSSYNETVLKDGHLIDIIPHEGSGDYFTYSGVGLINLGKVNYTPGSSGFFKTVCDYKSSNVLMSLPDNPVFLDLGTLDKYLSVISKLDEIPNVIVNFLKGIPELDTSDFKSQKKMTWCGVTFDFENKLIKYNGASYSF from the coding sequence ATGATTAAGACATGCTTTATCGCAAGTGCAGGTTTTGGTACGCGAATGGGGGAGCTTGGAAAGGTTATTCCAAAACCCTTGTGGCCATTTCTAAATTTAAAGATGCTTGATTTACAAGTTGCTTATGCTAGAAATTTAGGTTGCGAGAATATTTATATAAATTCTCATCATTGCCATGAAGAAATGCTTGATTGGGCAAAGGACAAAAATGTAACTCTGTTGTATGAGCCTGAAATTCTAGGTAGTGGTGGGTGTATACATAATTTGAAAAAAGTTGTTGATAACGAAATTATATTAATTATTAACTCTGATCAGTTTTACTTCTTTGATTTTGAAAACATAAAATCGGATTATTATAATTTAGAACGTTGTGATGCTGTTGCACATTTGTATGCCATAAATGTCGATGGTAATTCTAGTTATAATGAAACTGTTTTAAAAGATGGGCACTTAATTGATATTATTCCACATGAGGGAAGTGGGGATTATTTCACTTATTCTGGTGTCGGACTAATCAATCTTGGAAAGGTTAATTATACACCTGGGTCTTCTGGATTTTTTAAAACAGTTTGTGATTATAAGTCGTCAAATGTATTGATGAGCTTACCAGATAATCCTGTCTTTTTAGATCTTGGAACTTTAGATAAATACTTAAGCGTCATTAGTAAGCTTGATGAAATACCTAATGTGATAGTTAATTTTTTAAAAGGTATTCCTGAGTTAGATACTTCAGATTTTAAATCACAAAAAAAGATGACTTGGTGTGGGGTTACTTTTGATTTCGAGAATAAGTTAATTAAATATAATGGAGCTTCTTACTCCTTTTGA
- a CDS encoding aminoglycoside phosphotransferase family protein, giving the protein MEINEVKSILDQQGYSQESWNLTKLSGDASSREYYRLKNESESLIVCTEEPNGQQSRDFNLITTLIEKDINTPKIYLYLPEISLLILEDVGDISLKDYYLKNGLTKHIQAVNDIKSYQRLPLETCQSRYFDREKIGFEFDLALQFFLEKHLKLNLNEDEKIVIASVRELLINYYEENKKVVCHRDYHSNNLYVKADELYHIDYQDMRVGPAMYDLVSLVDDCYIQFSDEERSVLLNSFDSEFNSKYLKDYQIVQIQRTFKALGSFAYLSIDKNKNGYLPFIKPNLKKLIDVLKLRDEDSFVRFAKILERGSDD; this is encoded by the coding sequence ATGGAAATAAATGAAGTTAAATCTATTTTAGACCAGCAGGGATATTCTCAAGAGAGTTGGAACCTTACAAAACTTTCTGGCGATGCTTCAAGTAGAGAGTATTATCGATTAAAAAACGAGAGCGAAAGTTTAATTGTCTGTACAGAAGAGCCAAATGGACAGCAGAGTCGTGATTTTAATTTGATCACGACACTCATTGAAAAAGATATTAACACTCCAAAAATCTATCTTTATTTACCAGAGATCTCTCTTCTTATTCTTGAGGATGTTGGTGATATTTCTTTGAAAGATTATTATCTTAAAAATGGACTTACGAAACATATACAAGCAGTAAATGATATCAAATCTTACCAAAGACTCCCTTTAGAAACTTGTCAAAGTCGATATTTCGATAGAGAGAAAATTGGGTTTGAATTCGATTTGGCCCTTCAATTCTTTTTAGAAAAACATTTGAAACTAAACCTAAATGAAGACGAAAAAATTGTCATTGCAAGTGTTAGAGAGTTATTGATTAATTACTATGAAGAAAATAAAAAAGTAGTATGTCATCGTGATTATCATTCTAACAATCTATATGTGAAAGCTGATGAGCTCTATCATATCGATTATCAAGATATGCGAGTGGGGCCAGCTATGTATGATTTAGTATCTCTGGTAGATGACTGCTATATACAATTTTCAGACGAAGAAAGGTCAGTTTTATTAAATTCTTTTGATAGTGAATTTAATTCAAAATATTTAAAAGATTATCAGATAGTTCAGATACAGCGAACTTTTAAAGCACTGGGTAGTTTTGCTTATCTTAGTATTGATAAGAATAAAAATGGATATCTTCCATTTATCAAACCTAATCTAAAGAAGTTAATCGATGTTTTAAAGTTAAGAGATGAAGACTCTTTCGTGCGTTTTGCAAAGATTCTTGAAAGAGGTAGTGATGATTAA
- a CDS encoding LysM peptidoglycan-binding domain-containing protein gives MKKIFLLFLVSTLTFTSCSNNEKKGEEVAETQAAEEISIDDSDFVVDANEEFADLEEVADPTAEPTMEAVATNEEPVDEVLLQENVQLEKEVVVSKTDTYEVQKGETLMWIAFKLYGDYSKWRDVQAMNQEALADGLQPGDIIKYESGQFNWNPVGLPHLIRKGETLGVISKDKYGTPAKWRSIWDNNREMIKDPNLIFAGFTLYYIPEERDVASSPM, from the coding sequence ATGAAAAAAATATTTTTACTATTCCTAGTTTCAACATTAACTTTCACATCTTGTTCAAACAACGAGAAGAAAGGTGAAGAAGTAGCAGAAACTCAAGCTGCTGAAGAAATTTCAATTGATGATTCAGACTTTGTCGTTGATGCAAATGAAGAATTTGCTGATCTAGAAGAAGTCGCTGATCCAACTGCAGAGCCTACAATGGAAGCAGTTGCAACAAACGAAGAACCAGTTGATGAAGTATTGCTTCAGGAAAACGTTCAACTCGAAAAAGAAGTTGTTGTTTCTAAAACTGATACATATGAAGTACAAAAAGGTGAAACACTTATGTGGATCGCTTTTAAATTATATGGAGACTATAGCAAGTGGCGTGATGTTCAAGCAATGAATCAAGAAGCACTTGCTGATGGACTTCAACCAGGTGACATCATTAAGTATGAAAGTGGTCAATTTAACTGGAATCCAGTGGGTCTTCCTCATCTTATTCGTAAGGGTGAGACTCTAGGTGTAATTTCAAAAGACAAGTACGGTACACCAGCAAAATGGAGATCAATTTGGGATAACAACAGAGAAATGATTAAAGATCCAAACTTAATTTTTGCTGGATTTACTTTATATTACATCCCAGAAGAAAGAGATGTTGCTTCCAGCCCAATGTAA